One genomic segment of Anaerobiospirillum thomasii includes these proteins:
- the glgC gene encoding glucose-1-phosphate adenylyltransferase codes for MSGVLAMILAGGEGTRLMPLTKSRSKPSVPFGGSYRLIDFVLNNFVNSGIIRIYVITQYKSQSLYMHLKNGWTVSGIPNCFIDTIPAQMRTGKDWYKGTADAIYQNLTFIEDQYADDVCIFGSDHIYKMNIRQMLQYHQNNKASLTVAAMRMPSSEVAGRFGVIEVDAMGRMIGFAEKPKVPKEIPGDPGYSLVSMGNYIFKSEVLSKELREDADDVNSSHDFGNDIIPKLFPRGNVYVYDLSNNVIEGEPREVYWRDVGSIDAYWDAHMDLLKEKPDFSLFNLQWPLHTFYPPLPPAYFSDTRNNHSLVSHSMISAGCKIVGATIKKSVLGFRCSADDGATVEDSVLIGDIKIGKGCKIRRAIIDRHVEIAPGFTLGYDTEADMKLVDNNDKTCPQMSKNGIIVIPKGMRLGFD; via the coding sequence ATGTCAGGTGTTTTGGCCATGATTTTAGCAGGCGGTGAGGGTACCCGTCTGATGCCACTTACCAAATCAAGAAGTAAACCTTCAGTTCCTTTTGGTGGCAGCTACCGTCTTATTGATTTTGTTTTAAACAACTTTGTAAACTCCGGCATCATCAGAATTTATGTTATAACGCAGTATAAGTCACAGTCACTTTACATGCACCTGAAAAACGGCTGGACCGTAAGCGGTATTCCAAACTGCTTTATCGATACCATTCCTGCACAGATGCGTACCGGCAAGGACTGGTATAAAGGCACAGCTGATGCCATCTATCAGAACCTGACCTTTATTGAAGATCAGTATGCAGATGACGTCTGTATCTTTGGATCTGATCATATATACAAGATGAATATACGTCAGATGCTGCAGTACCATCAGAACAACAAGGCCTCATTGACAGTGGCTGCCATGCGTATGCCATCTAGTGAGGTTGCCGGCCGCTTCGGCGTCATCGAGGTTGATGCCATGGGTCGTATGATAGGCTTTGCTGAAAAGCCTAAGGTTCCAAAAGAAATACCTGGAGATCCAGGCTACAGCCTTGTGTCTATGGGTAACTACATATTTAAATCAGAAGTACTGAGCAAGGAATTGCGCGAGGATGCCGATGATGTAAATTCAAGCCATGACTTTGGCAATGACATCATTCCAAAACTCTTCCCACGCGGCAATGTATATGTCTATGATCTGTCAAACAATGTCATTGAAGGTGAGCCTCGTGAAGTATACTGGAGAGATGTTGGATCTATTGATGCATACTGGGATGCTCACATGGATTTATTAAAGGAAAAACCAGATTTTTCACTATTTAATCTGCAGTGGCCGCTGCATACCTTCTATCCGCCTCTACCACCTGCCTATTTCTCAGATACAAGAAACAATCACTCTCTTGTCTCGCACTCTATGATCTCAGCTGGCTGCAAGATTGTAGGAGCCACCATCAAAAAATCAGTGCTGGGCTTTAGATGCTCTGCCGATGATGGTGCTACAGTAGAGGACAGCGTGCTTATCGGTGATATAAAAATAGGAAAGGGCTGCAAGATACGCAGAGCCATTATTGACCGCCACGTGGAAATTGCTCCAGGCTTTACCTTGGGCTATGACACAGAGGCTGACATGAAACTTGTTGACAACAATGATAAAACATGTCCACAGATGTCAAAGAATGGTATTATTGTAATACCTAAGGGAATGCGTCTTGGCTTTGACTGA
- the glgA gene encoding glycogen synthase GlgA: MRVLFISSEVADIIKTGGLADVAKALPAALIKKGHEVKVVMPCYSVIKDYKELPVIGTAAINKDTPLEKRFAIRQKILNGNVEVWLIEYDQYFDRTSLYGDNNQAYFDNGERYAFLSAAALEATKAMDFKPDIVHCNDWHAGLVPMILRIKYAKDEFFEKTRSVITIHNGAFQGVFDRSQINFIPEIMYVYNDMISQGQYINFLKCGVFYADKINTVSPGYAKELTTYLGGHGMTKNFQDRYADLCGIVNGCDYSDWDPETDKHLLIRYNITTMEEKILGKYFLQKRLGLAMGDMPLYGMVARLTDQKGIGILIPILDNFLKHKVQVVIQGTGDPKFAHELEELQKRHKDKFVFISAYDESIAHQIEAGSDFFLMPSIFEPCGLNQIYSLAYGTLPIVRAVGGLKDTVIDYDQHKDIGNGFVFEEPSSEDLLSCMRRTLIFYLEDQEEMQRIKRNAMRVRFEWEDSSTHYEELYKQALQKPKW, encoded by the coding sequence ATGCGCGTGTTATTTATATCATCAGAAGTTGCAGATATTATAAAAACCGGGGGCCTTGCCGACGTGGCAAAAGCTTTACCTGCAGCCCTTATCAAAAAGGGTCATGAGGTTAAAGTTGTCATGCCTTGCTACAGCGTAATCAAAGACTATAAGGAACTTCCCGTTATAGGCACTGCAGCTATCAATAAAGATACACCGCTTGAAAAACGCTTTGCTATAAGACAGAAAATACTAAACGGCAATGTAGAGGTCTGGCTGATTGAATACGATCAGTACTTTGACAGAACCTCACTTTATGGTGACAACAATCAGGCTTATTTTGACAATGGCGAGCGCTATGCCTTTTTATCGGCAGCTGCCCTTGAAGCTACCAAGGCCATGGATTTTAAGCCTGATATTGTACACTGCAACGACTGGCATGCAGGCCTAGTGCCTATGATACTGCGCATCAAGTATGCCAAAGATGAGTTTTTTGAAAAGACACGCTCTGTTATAACCATTCACAACGGTGCCTTCCAGGGTGTTTTTGACCGTTCACAGATTAACTTTATTCCTGAGATTATGTACGTCTACAACGATATGATCTCTCAGGGTCAGTATATTAACTTTTTAAAATGCGGCGTATTCTACGCCGATAAGATAAATACAGTAAGTCCGGGCTATGCCAAGGAGCTTACCACCTATCTTGGCGGTCATGGCATGACCAAAAACTTCCAGGACAGATATGCCGATCTGTGCGGTATAGTCAACGGCTGTGACTACAGCGACTGGGATCCTGAAACAGATAAACACCTTCTTATCCGCTATAACATAACCACAATGGAAGAGAAGATTTTAGGCAAATACTTTTTACAAAAACGTTTAGGACTTGCCATGGGAGATATGCCTTTGTACGGCATGGTGGCCCGTCTTACCGATCAGAAGGGTATAGGCATACTTATACCTATTCTTGATAACTTCTTAAAACATAAGGTACAGGTAGTTATTCAGGGTACAGGCGATCCTAAATTTGCCCATGAGCTTGAGGAGCTGCAAAAGAGACATAAAGATAAATTTGTCTTTATCTCAGCCTATGATGAGAGCATAGCCCATCAGATTGAGGCAGGCTCAGACTTCTTCTTGATGCCTTCAATCTTTGAGCCTTGCGGATTAAATCAGATTTACTCTCTTGCCTATGGTACACTGCCTATTGTAAGAGCTGTAGGTGGACTTAAAGATACAGTTATAGACTATGATCAGCACAAAGATATAGGCAATGGCTTTGTCTTTGAAGAGCCAAGCTCAGAGGATCTGCTCTCATGTATGCGCCGTACTTTAATTTTCTATCTTGAGGATCAGGAGGAAATGCAGCGTATCAAGAGAAATGCTATGCGCGTAAGATTTGAGTGGGAGGACTCCTCTACCCACTATGAAGAACTCTATAAGCAGGCCCTGCAAAAACCAAAGTGGTAA
- a CDS encoding AI-2E family transporter, which produces MYKLFQNWYRRHFSEPGTVEFGLVLFVVFIMVYYFMWLVGPIVIALCIAYCLDGAVEKIQHKMHMGRTLATSLVMTAFISVCVLFALLVVPLIIDQGVQFYTTIVAMSQDAVSTMHQMDDVETITVNDIDMLIVANLYDIFDKMPDSVTAMLNEQTLLNTVKKIRVQLLEIWAGIMRTQLVPSVVNAFTWIVYLIIVPIFSFLMLLNKKDLQTRMATYVLPNNQVLMKRLWPSINEQISGYIRGKVLHIVVISIVNTIALMCFNLNYAIFLGIGVGLSVVIPYVGAVLIAVPVLFVAIFQFGFSSTLLYLLLVYTIIQLLDSNVLTPMLFSKALNLDAFSILAAILIFGQLWGFWGVFLAIPLATLVKTLIVNWPSLDKSSQSS; this is translated from the coding sequence ATGTATAAATTATTTCAAAACTGGTACAGACGTCATTTTTCAGAGCCAGGAACGGTTGAATTTGGTCTGGTACTTTTTGTAGTTTTTATAATGGTCTATTACTTTATGTGGCTTGTAGGTCCTATAGTAATAGCTTTGTGCATTGCCTACTGCCTTGATGGAGCGGTGGAGAAGATACAGCATAAAATGCACATGGGACGTACTCTGGCCACCTCCCTTGTCATGACGGCCTTTATTTCTGTGTGCGTGCTCTTTGCACTGCTTGTCGTACCTTTAATCATAGATCAGGGCGTACAGTTTTATACCACTATTGTGGCCATGAGTCAGGATGCCGTATCGACCATGCATCAAATGGATGATGTTGAGACAATAACGGTAAATGATATAGATATGCTTATTGTGGCCAATCTTTATGACATTTTTGACAAGATGCCAGACTCTGTCACGGCCATGTTAAATGAGCAGACTCTGCTCAATACAGTTAAAAAGATAAGAGTACAGCTGCTTGAGATCTGGGCTGGTATCATGCGTACACAGCTTGTACCTTCAGTGGTCAATGCCTTTACTTGGATTGTGTATCTTATTATCGTACCTATATTTTCCTTTTTAATGCTTTTAAATAAAAAGGATTTACAGACAAGAATGGCAACCTATGTGCTGCCAAACAATCAGGTATTGATGAAAAGACTATGGCCTAGCATCAATGAGCAGATTTCAGGCTATATAAGAGGCAAGGTACTGCACATTGTGGTTATAAGTATTGTCAATACCATAGCCCTTATGTGCTTTAATCTCAACTATGCCATATTCTTAGGTATTGGTGTCGGTCTGTCTGTAGTTATTCCATATGTAGGAGCAGTGCTTATTGCTGTACCTGTTCTGTTTGTGGCTATTTTTCAGTTTGGATTTAGCTCAACACTGCTTTATCTGCTTCTGGTCTATACCATAATTCAGCTTTTAGACAGTAATGTGTTAACACCAATGCTCTTTTCCAAGGCACTTAATCTTGATGCCTTTTCTATTCTTGCTGCCATTTTAATCTTCGGTCAACTCTGGGGCTTCTGGGGTGTATTTTTAGCCATACCTCTGGCTACCCTGGTTAAAACCCTTATTGTTAACTGGCCGTCTCTGGATAAAAGCTCTCAGAGCTCATAA
- a CDS encoding M48 family metalloprotease: MRISKLACTLAIIMAPFASSGSEINIPDIGTAGVMGLSVQKEQQIGEYFIRTARSFMPVIDDPALDEYVASLGNKLLINANHVKFPFDFFVVKDTTLNASAFLGGKVRINSGLFYYCDTEDEFASVIAHEITHVTQRHIARFIEQQSAQSHLTTGALVGAIVMSLLNPAVGMAALTSTMGATMQSSINFTRDNEYEADRIGIELLYKSGFNPRGSTDLFKKLQEQQGNINPAFTMLIDHPLSQIRVSEASARIATLPARKDSDNPDFFLAKARSDVRYMNLQPDAILQGLEHSKMNGIYKSYVKALCYFELNELDKAQSALSELSALKSNIFVLDLQTDIDLKRGNINQAISRLQQARSRLGDNKTVVLNLANIYYQNGSYDKANTLLERFIKKHPNDFTALSLLSESYFKSGKRCEGLRTRGTFLSNIGNYNLSIAQFNEALNVCSDSMTKEKIKAQVVDLVNQRSFDEELNKGM; this comes from the coding sequence ATGCGTATCAGTAAACTTGCATGTACCTTAGCCATAATCATGGCACCGTTTGCAAGCTCTGGCAGTGAAATTAATATTCCAGATATTGGCACTGCTGGAGTTATGGGGCTTAGCGTGCAAAAAGAGCAGCAGATTGGTGAGTATTTTATACGTACTGCAAGAAGCTTTATGCCTGTTATTGACGATCCTGCTCTTGATGAGTATGTTGCATCTCTTGGCAACAAGCTTTTAATTAATGCCAATCATGTCAAATTCCCCTTTGACTTTTTTGTAGTCAAGGATACAACATTAAATGCCTCTGCCTTTCTTGGCGGCAAGGTCAGAATCAATTCAGGTCTTTTTTACTACTGTGACACTGAAGATGAATTTGCCTCGGTTATTGCCCATGAAATAACCCATGTTACACAAAGACATATTGCCCGTTTTATTGAACAGCAGAGTGCACAGAGCCATCTGACAACAGGTGCCTTAGTAGGTGCCATTGTCATGTCTCTTTTAAATCCGGCTGTTGGTATGGCAGCACTGACCTCAACCATGGGTGCTACCATGCAAAGCTCTATTAACTTTACACGCGACAATGAATATGAAGCTGACAGAATTGGCATTGAGCTTTTGTATAAAAGCGGTTTTAATCCCCGCGGCTCTACCGATCTGTTTAAAAAGCTTCAGGAGCAGCAGGGCAATATCAATCCTGCCTTTACTATGCTTATAGATCACCCTTTATCACAGATACGCGTCAGTGAAGCCAGTGCCAGAATTGCAACACTGCCAGCAAGAAAAGATTCAGACAATCCAGATTTTTTCCTGGCCAAGGCCAGATCTGATGTTCGCTATATGAATCTGCAGCCAGATGCAATACTACAGGGGCTTGAGCATTCCAAGATGAATGGAATTTATAAAAGCTATGTAAAAGCACTGTGTTATTTTGAGCTCAATGAACTTGATAAAGCTCAAAGTGCTCTGTCTGAATTGTCTGCACTTAAGAGCAATATCTTTGTTTTAGATCTGCAGACCGATATTGATTTAAAGCGTGGCAATATAAATCAGGCTATATCAAGACTGCAGCAGGCACGATCACGTCTTGGCGATAACAAGACTGTGGTGTTGAACCTTGCCAATATCTATTATCAAAACGGCAGTTATGACAAGGCCAATACCTTGCTTGAGCGTTTTATCAAAAAACATCCTAATGATTTTACAGCCCTGTCTTTACTCTCAGAGTCCTACTTTAAATCTGGCAAGCGCTGTGAAGGTCTGCGCACCAGAGGCACATTTTTATCAAATATAGGCAATTACAATCTGTCCATAGCTCAGTTTAATGAAGCTTTGAATGTATGCAGCGATTCTATGACCAAGGAGAAAATAAAGGCTCAGGTTGTAGATCTAGTAAATCAGAGATCTTTTGATGAAGAGCTGAACAAAGGCATGTAG
- a CDS encoding flagellin gives MALFVNTNVSSINGQRNLTNATNNLNTTYQRLSSGMRINSAKDDAAGLQISDRLTSQINGLNQGNRNTNDGIALAQTAEGALDEMGNMLQRIRTLAVQSANGTNNTKDREAIQQEVDQLSSEITRIACHTKFGGDQILAGGSGAANTMKGLMNSVGELTVQVGAYNGDKLTMKFNSGGFTMNGLASAANITMDSSAGISATGSFTVSMQSLATLAITAADSLIAAIDKQRSHLGAMQNRMESSIRNQSNVSMNVSDARARIRDTDFAEESAKLSQQTIIQQAASSMLTQANSRPQLALSLLG, from the coding sequence ATGGCCTTGTTTGTAAATACCAATGTTTCTTCAATTAATGGTCAGCGCAATCTTACCAATGCTACCAACAATTTAAATACCACCTATCAGAGACTATCATCTGGTATGCGTATTAACTCAGCTAAAGATGACGCTGCCGGTCTGCAGATTTCTGATCGTTTAACCTCACAGATTAATGGTTTAAACCAGGGCAACCGCAATACCAATGATGGCATTGCTTTGGCTCAGACTGCCGAGGGCGCCTTAGATGAAATGGGCAATATGCTGCAGCGTATCCGTACCTTAGCTGTTCAGTCAGCTAACGGTACCAATAATACCAAGGATCGTGAAGCCATTCAGCAGGAAGTAGATCAGCTCTCATCAGAGATCACCCGTATTGCCTGTCACACCAAATTCGGTGGCGATCAGATCCTCGCAGGTGGCTCAGGTGCAGCCAATACCATGAAGGGTCTTATGAACTCTGTAGGTGAGCTTACTGTACAGGTTGGTGCCTACAATGGTGACAAGCTGACCATGAAATTCAACAGTGGTGGCTTTACTATGAATGGTCTGGCATCAGCTGCAAATATCACAATGGACAGCAGTGCAGGTATCAGCGCTACCGGCTCATTTACTGTAAGTATGCAGTCACTGGCTACTTTAGCCATTACTGCAGCCGACAGTCTGATTGCCGCTATTGATAAGCAGCGCTCACACCTAGGTGCTATGCAGAACCGTATGGAATCATCAATCCGCAATCAGTCAAATGTCTCCATGAACGTATCTGATGCCCGTGCCCGTATCCGTGATACAGACTTTGCCGAAGAGTCAGCTAAACTGTCACAGCAGACCATCATTCAGCAGGCAGCATCATCCATGCTGACACAGGCCAACTCAAGACCACAGCTGGCCCTGTCACTGCTTGGCTAA